A window from Triplophysa dalaica isolate WHDGS20190420 chromosome 3, ASM1584641v1, whole genome shotgun sequence encodes these proteins:
- the ddr2b gene encoding discoidin domain-containing receptor 2, which translates to MFQMRQCVTVIILVGAVKSQVNPGVCRYPLGMTGGQIQDEDISASSQWSESTAARYGRLDFDDGDGAWCPDVMAESDSLKEFLQIDLRTLHFLTLVGTQGRHADGVGNEFAQRYRIKYSRDGTRWISWRDRQGRQIIEGNKNAYHVVLKDLEPPIIAQFVRFMPLTDPSMTVCMRVELYGCEWLDGLVSYSAPAGQQMTLKGQQIYLNDTVYDGAISYSMTEGLGQLTDGNSGLDDFTKSQVYNVWPGYDYVGWTNATFPSGSVEMTFEFDRVRNFTSMKIHCNNMYTWGVRIFRQAVCYFRSESDWEPNPVSFQQKTDNISPTARFVTVALGNRMASAIRCRFAFNDIWMMFSEIAFQSDSSMYNTSLVPRKRTQTPGIYPVDDPTHKIDDSSTRILIGCLVAIIVILLAIIIIILWRQVWQKMIEKASRRMLDDELTVRLSVQGVAFSRRHSSLSSDVESNSTYERIFPMDSDYQEPSQLLRKLPEFQATENLAMVDAPSDTSATPPTDEIPHYAEADIVNQVEIAGAHSYRVTVVNMPLSPGRDGALEEFPRERLTFKEKLGEGQFGEVHLCEAEGMQEFINDHCGDISDEPMLVAVKTLREDANENARNDFLKEIRIMSRLRDPNIIRLLAVCVESDPLSMITEYMENGDLNQFLSRHELQEEGVQAAEKATISYDNLIDMASQIASGMKYLSSLNFVHRDLATRNCLVGTNNTIKIADFGMSRNLYRGDYYRIQGRAVLPIRWMSWESILLGKFTMASDVWAFGVTLWEILTLCKEQPYAQFTDEQVIENTGEFFRDQNKQVYLPKPACCPDSVYSLMLNCWKRNAKERPIFLEIHNTLKENYI; encoded by the exons ATGTTTCAAATGAGACAATGCGTTACTGTTATTATCCTTGTTGGAGCAGTAAAGTCACAAGTCAACCCAG GTGTATGTAGGTACCCTCTGGGGATGACGGGTGGCCAAATTCAAGATGAAGATATATCTGCTTCTAGCCAATGGTCAGAGTCCACTGCAGCTAGATATGGCAG ATTGGACTTTGATGATGGAGATGGGGCATGGTGTCCAGACGTAATGGCTGAATCAGACAGTCTAAAGGAGTTCTTGCAGATTGACCTTCGCACTCTCCATTTTCTTACTCTTGTTGGCACGCAGGGACGCCATGCAGATGGAGTGGGCAATGAATTCGCCCAGCGCTACAGGATAAAGTACAGCCGAGATGGCACCCGCTGGATCTCCTGGCGTGACCGACAGGGTCGACAG ATTATTGAGGGGAACAAGAACGCTTACCATGTTGTGCTGAAGGACTTGGAGCCGCCCATTATTGCTCAATTTGTGCGTTTTATGCCCTTGACTGACCCCTCTATGACTGTATGCATGAGGGTGGAGCTCTACGGCTGTGAATGGCTAG ACGGTCTTGTGTCCTACAGTGCCCCTGCTGGTCAACAGATGACTTTGAAAGGCCAACAGATCTACTTAAACGACACTGTGTATGATGGAGCCATTAGTTACAG CATGACAGAAGGCCTCGGACAGCTTACTGATGGGAACAGTGGTCTGGATGACTTCACTAAAAGTCAGGTGTATAACGTCTGGCCTGGCTATGACTATGTAGGTTGGACTAATGCTACTTTCCCTAGTGGCTCAGTGGAGATGACATTTGAGTTTGATCGGGTCCGAAATTTTACATCAATGAAG ATCCACTGCAACAACATGTACACGTGGGGGGTGAGAATATTCCGACAAGCTGTTTGTTACTTTCGTTCGGAATCAGACTGGGAGCCCAATCCTGTGTCCTTCCAGCAGAAGACAGACAACATCAGTCCGACTGCACGGTTTGTCACCGTTGCCCTTGGCAACCGCATGGCCAGCGCAATCAGGTGCCGTTTTGCATTCAACGACATCTGGATGATGTTCAGTGAAATTGCTTTCCAGTCAG ACTCATCAATGTATAATACCTCTCTTGTTCCACGTAAACGTACCCAAACTCCAGGTATTTACCCAg TGGATGACCCCACCCACAAAATAGATGACAGCAGCACCCGAATCCTGATAGGCTGTTTGGTGGCCATTATTGTTATTCTGCTGGCCATCATAATAATCATACTTTGGCGACAGGTCTGGCAGAAAATGATTGAAAAG GCCTCACGGAGGATGCTGGATGATGAGCTTACAGTACGTCTTTCTGTTCAGGGAGTAGCTTTTAGTCGCCGTCATTCCTCTCTATCTAGTGATGTCGAATCTAACTCCACATACGAGCGCATTTTCCCCATGGACTCTGACTATCAGGAGCCATCACAACTTCTACGAAAACTTCCAGAGTTCCAGGCTACAGAAAACCTTG CAATGGTTGATGCCCCTTCAGACACTTCCGCGACCCCCCCTACAGATGAAATCCCACACTATGCAGAGGCAGACATAGTAAATCAGGTGGAAATTGCCGGTGCCCACAGTTACCGCGTCACTGTGGTCAACATGCCATTGTCTCCAGGAAGAGATGGAGCACTAGAAGAGTTTCCAAGAGAGAGGCTGACTTTCAAAGAGAAACTTGGAGAAGGCCAATTTGGGGAG GTTCATCTGTGTGAAGCTGAGGGAATGCAGGAATTCATAAATGACCATTGTGGCGACATCAGTGATGAGCCAATGCTCGTAGCAGTCAAGACCTTAAGAGAAGACGCGAATGAAAACGCAAG GAACGACTTCTTGAAAGAGATCAGGATCATGTCACGGTTAAGAGACCCGAACATCATCCGGCTGCTGGCAGTGTGCGTTGAGAGCGACCCGCTGTCTATGATAACGGAGTACATGGAGAATGGAGACCTCAATCAGTTCCTGTCCCGCCATGAGCTGCAGGAGGAAGGAGTTCAGGCTGCTGAAAAAGCAACCATCAG CTACGATAACCTGATTGACATGGCCTCACAGATTGCTTCTGGAATGAAGTATCTGTCATCCCTGAATTTTGTTCACCGTGATCTTGCTACTCGCAACTGTCTAGTGGGCACAAACAATACCATCAAGATTGCCGACTTTGGCATGAGCAGGAACTTGTATCGTGGAGATTATTACCGCATCCAGGGACGAGCTGTCTTGCCTATTCGCTGGATGTCCTGGGAGAGTATCCTACTG GGTAAGTTCACCATGGCCAGTGACGTATGGGCGTTCGGTGTGACCCTGTGGGAGATTCTTACCCTATGCAAAGAGCAGCCGTACGCCCAGTTTACAGATGAACAGGTGATTGAAAACACGGGCGAGTTTTTCAGAGACCAAAACAAACAG GTCTATCTGCCAAAGCCTGCTTGTTGTCCAGATTCAGTCTACAGCCTGATGCTCAACTGCTGGAAAAGAAATGCTAAAGAAAGACCCATATTCCTGGAGATCCACAACACCCTGAAGGAAAACTACATCTAA
- the LOC130417253 gene encoding lipoamide acyltransferase component of branched-chain alpha-keto acid dehydrogenase complex, mitochondrial-like — translation MAAVRPVRTSLRILRLLPQVVSHRLQRSHGHQWKEPGYVFDFSNPLTSVQWRGFRSSRVASGQVLQFKLSDIGEGIMEVTVKEWYVKEGDRVSQFDSICEVQSDKASVTITSRYDGVIRKLYYEIDAIAHVGSPLVDIETDRELEGAPEEDVVETPAVSHEQPLPEIKGQKTQATPAVRRLANENNIKLCEIVGTGKESRILKEDILNFIAKQTGAILPYEVQKTQAPAVSTTDTPSKVKKPVMAPPAIPGPIFTGKDRTEPLNGFQKAMVKTMSAALKIPHFGYCDEVDMMELVQLRLELKGLAESRGIKLSYMPFFIKAASLGLLQFPVLNASVDETCQNITYKASHNIGLAMDTPQGLLVPNVKSVQSLSVFDVAVELNRLQALGSAGQLGAADLNGGTFTLSNIGSIGGTYAKPVILPPEVAIGALGKIQVLPRFTSRDDVEKAYIMNVSWSADHRVIDGATMCRFSNLWRSYLENPAAMVLDLK, via the exons ATGGCGGCGGTGAGACCAGTGCGGACTTCTCTGCGCATACTGAGACTTCTG CCCCAGGTCGTGTCCCATCGCCTCCAGCGGTCTCACGGGCACCAGTGGAAGGAACCAGGCTATGTGTTTGATTTCTCCAATCCCCTCACGTCAGTTCAATGGAGGGGCTTCAGATCCAGCCGTG TGGCCTCTGGACAGGTGCTGCAGTTCAAACTGTCCGATATAGGAGAGGGCATCATGGAGGTGACAGTCAAAGAGTG GTATGTGAAGGAAGGCGATAGGGTTTCCCAGTTCGACAGCATTTGCGAGGTCCAAAGTGACAAAGCCTCGGTTACCATCACTAGCCGCTATGACGGTGTCATTCGTAAACTGTATTATGAAATTGATGCCATCGCTCATGTCGGCTCTCCTCTCGTGGACATTGAAACAGACAGAGAGCTCG AGGGCGCTCCAGAAGAGGATGTGGTAGAGACTCCAGCCGTCTCCCATGAACAACCACTCCCGGAGATCAAGGGCCAAAAAACCCAGGCAACACCTGCAGTGCGCCGCCTGGCCAATGAGAACAAT ATTAAACTTTGTGAAATCGTTGGAACAGGAAAGGAAAGTCGTATTCTGAAGGAGGACATTCTCAATTTCATAGCCAAGCAAACAGGGGCCATCCTACCTTATGAGGTCCAAAAAACTCAAGCACCTGCAGTGAGCACTACTGATACACCATCCAAAGTGAAGAAACCTGTCATGGCTCCTCCAGCGATCCCTGGACCCATCTTCACTGGCAAAGACAGGACAGAGCCACTAAACG GTTTCCAAAAGGCCATGGTGAAGACGATGAGTGCTGCTCTGAAGATTCCTCACTTTGGTTACTGTGATGAGGTGGATATGATGGAGCTAGTGCAGTTGCGCTTGGAGCTGAAGGGTCTTGCAGAGTCTCGGGGAATCAAACTCAGCTACATGCCTTTCTTCATAAAG GCTGCATCACTTGGCCTCCTGCAGTTTCCTGTTCTCAATGCCTCCGTGGATGAAACCTGCCAGAACATCACATACAAG GCGTCTCATAACATCGGCTTGGCAATGGACACTCCTCAGGGCCTCCTGGTGCCCAACGTGAAGAGCGTTCAGAGCCTCAGTGTTTTTGACGTTGCTGTGGAGCTCAACCGTCTGCAGGCTCTGGGTTCTGCTGGGCAGCTGGGTGCCGCCGACCTCAATGGAGGAACCTTCACCCTCTCCAACATTGGCTCG ATTGGAGGGACATATGCCAAGCCAGTGATTCTGCCCCCGGAGGTGGCCATCGGTGCTTTGGGAAAGATCCAG GTGCTGCCCAGGTTTACCTCCCGTGATGACGTGGAGAAGGCGTACATCATGAATGTCAGCTGGTCCGCTGATCATCGCGTCATAGACGGGGCAACCATGTGCCGCTTCTCCAACCTATGGCGCTCTTACCTGGAGAATCCAGCTGCCATGGTGCTGGATCTCAAATGA
- the xpr1b gene encoding xenotropic and polytropic retrovirus receptor 1 homolog yields MKFTEHLSAHITPEWRKQYIQYEAFKEMLYSAQDQAPSIEVTDEDTVKRYYAKFEEKFFQTCEKELAKINTFYSEKLAEAQRRFATLQNELQSSLDAQRESSRAADLRRRRTVFHLSQQERCKHRNIKDLQLAFSEFYLSLILLQNYQNLNFTGFRKILKKHDKIFETARGADWRVAHVEVAPFYTCKKITQLISETEGLVTTELEGGDRQKAMKRLRVPPLGAAQPAPTWTTFRVGLYCGVFVALTVTVIITGVVKLVTEGKENVWPLVRIYRGGFLLIEFLFLLGINTYGWRQAGVNHVLIFELNPRNNLSHQHLFEIAGFLGVLWCVSILSCLFAKDIKIPIQANPLALYGFFFLFLINPFKTCYYKSRFWLLKLLFRVVTAPFHRVGFADFWLADQLNSLGVVLMDLEYMICFYSLELDWASTYGKLVIKNGGEICNSYSYGVRAVIQCLPAWFRFVQCLRRYRDTKRAFPHLVNAGKYSTTFFVVIFSALYTTHANLPERQVFFYLLIACKIINSCYTLLWDLKMDWGLFDRNAGENTLLREEIVYPQKAYYYCAIVEDIILRFAWIIPLSLGFMNSYPNILDILATILAPLEVFRRFVWNFFRLENEHLNNCGEFRAVRDISVAPLNADDQTLLEQMMDQEDGVRNRFGKKNWKRSYSMSLRRPRLSSQSKVRDTKVLIEDTDDDT; encoded by the exons atgaaGTTTACCGAGCACCTGTCTGCCCACATCACACCGGAGTGGAGGAAACAATACATTCAATATGAG gcttttaaagaaatgttgtacTCCGCACAGGATCAGGCCCCATCAATTGAAG TCACAGATGAAGACACAGTCAAGAGATACTATGCCAAGTTTGAGGAAAAGTTCTTCCAAACATGTGAGAAGGAGCTGGCCAAAATCAACACTTTCTATTCAG AAAAGCTTGCAGAAGCCCAGCGACGCTTTGCCACGCTGCAGAATGAACTGCAGTCATCTCTGGACGCGCAGCGGGAGAGCAGTCGTGCCGCGGACCTGCGGCGCCGACGCACTGTCTTCCACCTCTCACAGCAGGAACGCTGCAAACATCGCAATATCAAAGACCTGCAGCTGGCCTTCAGCGAGTTCTACCTCAGCCTAATCCTGCTGCAGAACTACCAG AATCTGAACTTTACAGGCTTCCGGaagattttaaagaaacatgacAAGATCTTTGAGACAGCACGAGGGGCAGATTGGCGCGTGGCACACGTGGAAGTGGCTCCTTTTTACACCTGTAAGAAGATCACCCAGCTCATCTCTGAAACCGAG GGCCTTGTTACCACAGAGCTGGAAGGGGGAGACAGGCAGAAAGCCATGAAGAGGTTACGAGTGCCCCCACTGGGTGCAGCACAG CCTGCACCAACATGGACAACCTTCAGAGTAGGACTGTACTGTGGAGTCTTCGTCGCTTTAACCGTCACAGTCATCATCACAG GTGTGGTTAAGCTGGTTACagaaggaaaagaaaatgtgtggCCTCTGGTAAGAATTTATCGGGGTGGTTTTCTGCTCATCGAGTTCCTGTTCTTGTTGGGCATCAACACGTATGGCTGGAGACAGGCTGGTGTGAACCACGTCCTAATATTCGAGCTCAACCCTCGCAATAACCTGTCTCACCAACATCTCTTTGAG ATTGCAGGTTTCCTTGGAGTTCTTTGGTGTGTCAGTATACTGTCCTGCCTCTTCGCTAAGGACATCAAAATCCCTATACAAGCAAACCCTCTTGCACTCTATGGATTCTTCTTCCTTTTCCTTATCAACCCCTTCAAAACATGCTACTACAAATCTCGCTTCTGGTTGCTCAAATTACTG TTTCGAGTTGTAACGGCTCCGTTCCACAGAGTTGGCTTTGCAGATTTCTGGCTGGCTGACCAGTTGAACTCTCTGGGAGTGGTTCTGATGGACCTAGAGTATATGATATGCTTCTACAGTTTGGAGCTGGACTGGGCATCAACCTACGGGAAGCTGGTAATCAAAAATG GTGGTGAGATTTGTAACTCGTATTCATACGGAGTACGAGCTGTCATTCAGTGTTTGCCTGCCTGGTTCCGGTTTGTGCAGTGCCTAAGGCGTTATCGGGACACAAAGCGTGCCTTCCCTCACCTGGTCAACGCCGGCAAATACTCCACTACTTTCTTCGTGGTCATCTTTTCTGCGCTTTATACGACGCATGCAA ATCTTCCTGAAAGACAAGTCTTCTTTTACTTGCTAATTGCCTGTAAGATTATAAACTCCTGCTACACTTTATTGTGGGACCTGAAGATGGACTGGGGTCTGTTTGACCGTAATGCAGGGGAGAACACCCTCCTCAGAGAGGAGATAGTATATCCTCAGAAG GCTTACTACTACTGTGCCATAGTAGAGGATATAATCTTGCGCTTTGCATGGATCATCCCTCTTTCCCTAGGGTTTATGAATTCATACCCTAATATCTTAGATATTTTGGCCACTATTCTCGCACCGCTGGAAGTCTTTAG GCGCTTTGTTTGGAACTTCTTCCGTCTGGAGAACGAACATCTGAATAACTGCGGTGAGTTCAGAGCCGTGCGGGACATTTCAGTAGCCCCTCTGAATGCAGACGACCAGACGCTGCTGGAGCAGATGATGGACCAGGAGGATGGCGTGAGGAATAGATTTGGAAAGAAGAACTGGAAGAGGAGCTACAGCATGTCTTTGAGAAGACCACGTCTGTCCTCCCA gtcaaaggtcagagaTACCAAGGTCCTTATAGAGGACACAGATGACGACACCTGA